The following coding sequences are from one Oryzisolibacter sp. LB2S window:
- the ftsZ gene encoding cell division protein FtsZ, which produces MTIEMIESEEFNQGTQIKVIGVGGGGGNAVQHMIARSVQGVEFISANTDSQALTRSSAHRTIQLGSNGLGAGSKPDKGREAAELAVDDIRDAITGAHMLFITAGMGGGTGTGAAPVIARVAKEMGILTVGVVTKPFDWEGGRRMKNADEGLAELEANVDSLIVVLNEKLLDVLGDDITQDEAFAHANDVLKNAVGGIAEIINEYGQVNVDFEDVRTVMGEPGKAMMGTATASGPDRARIAAEQAIACPLLEGIDLSGAKGVLVLVTASKGSLKLSESRLAMNTINAYASPDAHVIFGAAYDDSLGDEIRVTVVATGLSRANARRQNIQVVQGGLRTGTDNVAYQMPMGGAALGASAGLVGGAAVQAEYGNMQVPSVWRTNRTAATARVDALSSGGMDELEIPAFLRKQAD; this is translated from the coding sequence ATGACCATCGAAATGATCGAGTCCGAAGAGTTCAACCAGGGTACGCAGATCAAGGTGATCGGCGTGGGCGGCGGCGGCGGCAACGCCGTGCAGCACATGATTGCGCGCAGCGTGCAAGGCGTGGAGTTCATCAGCGCGAACACCGATTCCCAGGCCCTCACGCGCAGCTCGGCGCACCGCACCATCCAGCTCGGTAGCAACGGCCTGGGCGCGGGCAGCAAGCCCGACAAGGGCCGCGAGGCCGCCGAGCTGGCCGTGGACGACATCCGCGACGCCATCACCGGCGCGCACATGCTGTTCATCACCGCCGGCATGGGCGGCGGCACGGGTACGGGCGCCGCACCCGTGATCGCACGCGTGGCCAAGGAGATGGGCATTCTCACCGTGGGCGTGGTCACCAAGCCCTTCGACTGGGAGGGCGGCCGGCGCATGAAGAACGCCGACGAGGGCCTGGCCGAGCTCGAGGCCAATGTCGATTCGCTGATCGTGGTGCTCAACGAGAAGCTGCTCGACGTGCTGGGTGACGACATCACCCAGGACGAGGCCTTCGCACATGCCAACGACGTGCTCAAGAACGCCGTGGGCGGCATCGCCGAAATCATCAACGAGTACGGCCAGGTCAACGTCGACTTCGAGGACGTGCGCACCGTCATGGGCGAGCCCGGCAAGGCCATGATGGGCACGGCCACCGCCAGCGGTCCGGACCGCGCGCGCATCGCCGCCGAGCAGGCCATCGCCTGCCCGCTGCTCGAGGGCATAGACCTGTCGGGCGCCAAGGGCGTGCTGGTGCTGGTCACGGCGAGCAAGGGCAGCCTCAAGCTGTCCGAGTCGCGCCTGGCGATGAACACCATCAACGCCTACGCCTCGCCCGATGCGCATGTGATCTTCGGCGCCGCCTACGACGACAGCCTGGGCGACGAGATCCGCGTCACGGTGGTCGCCACCGGCCTGTCGCGCGCCAATGCCCGCCGCCAGAACATCCAGGTGGTGCAGGGCGGTCTGCGCACGGGCACGGACAACGTGGCCTACCAGATGCCCATGGGGGGCGCGGCACTGGGTGCCTCGGCCGGTCTGGTCGGCGGCGCTGCGGTCCAGGCCGAGTACGGCAACATGCAGGTGCCCAGCGTCTGGCGCACCAACCGCACGGCGGCCACCGCGCGTGTGGATGCGCTGTCCTCGGGCGGCATGGACGAGCTGGAAATTCCGGCCTTCCTGCGCAAGCAGGCGGATTGA
- the lpxC gene encoding UDP-3-O-acyl-N-acetylglucosamine deacetylase — MLQQRTIKTLTRAVGVGLHSGQRVELTLRPAQPDTGIVFRRVDLPEPVDIPISAESVVDTRMASTIGAGGAKVHTVEHLMSACAGLGLDNLYIDITAEEVPILDGSSASFVFLLQSAGVELQNAPKRFIRVKRRVEVREGEGHDLKWARLDPYHGFKLRFEIDFAHPAVDSTGQSVEFDLGSGNYARDIARARTFGFTKDVEMLRTHGLALGGGLDNAIVMDDYKVLNADGLRYDDEFAKHKILDAMGDLYLVGKPLLAAYSAFRSGHAMNNQLLRALLAQPDAWEVVSFDNERQAPTGFAQPARAW; from the coding sequence ATGCTCCAGCAACGCACCATCAAGACCCTGACGCGCGCCGTGGGTGTGGGCCTGCACAGCGGTCAGCGTGTCGAGCTGACGCTGCGCCCCGCCCAGCCGGACACGGGCATCGTGTTCCGCCGCGTGGATCTGCCCGAGCCCGTGGACATCCCGATCTCCGCCGAATCGGTGGTCGACACTCGCATGGCCTCCACCATAGGCGCGGGTGGCGCCAAGGTGCATACGGTGGAGCATCTCATGTCGGCCTGCGCCGGTCTGGGACTGGACAACCTCTACATCGACATCACGGCCGAGGAGGTGCCCATCCTCGACGGCTCCTCGGCCTCCTTCGTCTTCCTGCTGCAGAGCGCGGGCGTGGAGCTGCAGAACGCGCCCAAGCGCTTCATCCGCGTCAAGCGTCGCGTGGAGGTGCGCGAGGGTGAGGGTCATGACCTCAAATGGGCCCGGCTCGATCCCTATCACGGCTTCAAGCTGCGCTTCGAGATCGACTTCGCCCACCCGGCCGTCGATTCCACGGGGCAGAGCGTGGAGTTCGATCTCGGCAGCGGCAACTACGCGCGCGACATCGCGCGCGCGCGCACCTTCGGCTTCACCAAGGACGTGGAGATGCTGCGCACCCATGGCCTGGCGCTCGGCGGCGGGCTGGACAACGCCATCGTCATGGACGACTACAAGGTGCTCAACGCCGATGGCCTGCGCTACGACGACGAGTTCGCCAAGCACAAGATCCTGGACGCCATGGGCGACCTCTACCTCGTGGGCAAGCCCCTGCTGGCCGCCTACAGCGCGTTTCGCAGCGGCCACGCCATGAACAACCAGCTCTTGCGCGCCCTGCTGGCCCAGCCCGACGCCTGGGAGGTCGTGAGCTTTGACAACGAACGCCAGGCGCCGACGGGCTTTGCCCAGCCGGCGCGTGCCTGGTAG